From Primulina tabacum isolate GXHZ01 chromosome 2, ASM2559414v2, whole genome shotgun sequence, one genomic window encodes:
- the LOC142527267 gene encoding myb-related protein 2-like isoform X2 produces MYHHLHHQGNIIHPSSRKSIPPERPLLVQGANGTEDSGLVHSTDAKPRLKWTPDLHERFIEAVNQLGGAEKATPKSVLKVMGIQGLTLYHLKSHLQKYRLGKNLHGQVNGGSNKAATGQRIPEANRMQMTDRNMATQTTNNMHLGEAVQMQIEVQRRLNDQLEVQRHLQLRIEAQSKYLQAVLEKAQETLGRQNMGGVVGLDVAKVQLSGLVSSTQCLNSNFSGIKELANMCLQQTQSTQPTNLTNGGLSTCVGSTRDQEQYRDLKGLKPINVRAPTDPREIDSKSWLPQTKLRRHEDPKESRKSLSVENDNLEMTFDRETNPINLSMRIGLQEGKWNSAGDFSVELLKEPDAYAKCFNQNTDGFKVEKQKTSTQLEMPVLTTKLDLNSNGENIIASGRKRWDLNGFSWS; encoded by the exons ATGTATCATCACCTCCACCACCAGGGAAACATCATTCATCCATCCTCCAGGAAGTCCATTCCTCCTGAAAGGCCCTTGCTTGTTCAAGGTGCAAATGGCACAGAAGATTCCGGACTTGTACACTCCACTGATGCTAAGCCAAGACTTAAATGGACTCCTGACCTCCATGAGCGATTCATAGAAGCAGTAAATCAATTGGGAGGAGCAGAAA AAGCTACTCCGAAGTCAGTCTTGAAGGTCATGGGAATTCAAGGCCTAACCTTATACCACCTGAAGAGTCATCTTCAG AAATACAGACTCGGTAAAAACCTTCATGGACAAGTCAATGGTGGGAGTAATAAAGCAG CAACTGGACAAAGAATACCAGAGGCAAATAGAATGCAGATGACCGACCGTAATATGGCAACCCAAACAACAAA TAATATGCATTTAGGTGAAGCGGTACAAATGCAAATCGAAGTGCAACGAAGGCTAAATGATCAGCTCGAG GTACAACGCCATTTACAGCTCCGTATAGAGGCTCAGAGTAAATATTTACAGGCAGTGCTAGAGAAGGCACAGGAAACCCTCGGAAGACAAAATATGGGTGGAGTAGTTGGTCTAGATGTTGCCAAGGTTCAGTTATCTGGTTTGGTCTCATCCACCCAATGCCTGAATTCTAATTTTTCAGGAATAAAAGAACTTGCTAATATGTGCCTGCAGCAAACACAATCAACTCAGCCAACAAATTTAACAAACGGCGGACTATCCACATGTGTGGGTTCTACGAGGGACCAAGAACAGTACAGAGATCTAAAGGGCTTAAAACCTATAAATGTTAGAGCACCTACAGACCCAAGGGAGATTGACAGCAAATCATGGCTTCCACAAACAAAACTTAGAAGGCATGAGGATCCAAAAGAGAGCAGAAAGTCTCTTTCCGTGGAGAACGACAATTTGGAAATGACATTTGATAGAGAAACCAACCCCATTAATTTATCAATGAGAATTGGGCTTCAAGAGGGTAAATGGAACAGTGCTGGAGATTTTTCAGTGGAATTGTTGAAAGAACCAGATGCCTATGCTAAATGTTTTAACCAGAATACTGATGGATTCAAAGTAGAGAAGCAAAAGACATCGACACAGTTGGAGATGCCTGTCCTTACAACAAAATTGGACCTGAACTCAAATGGTGAAAATATCATTGCTTCAGGTCGCAAGCGGTGGGATTTAAATGGCTTCAGCTGGAGCTGA
- the LOC142527267 gene encoding myb-related protein 1-like isoform X3: MANYYIESSNMYHHLHHQGNIIHPSSRKSIPPERPLLVQGANGTEDSGLVHSTDAKPRLKWTPDLHERFIEAVNQLGGAEKATPKSVLKVMGIQGLTLYHLKSHLQKYRLGKNLHGQVNGGSNKAATGQRIPEANRMQMTDRNMATQTTNNMHLGEAVQMQIEVQRRLNDQLEVQRHLQLRIEAQSKYLQAVLEKAQETLGRQNMGGVVGLDVAKQTQSTQPTNLTNGGLSTCVGSTRDQEQYRDLKGLKPINVRAPTDPREIDSKSWLPQTKLRRHEDPKESRKSLSVENDNLEMTFDRETNPINLSMRIGLQEGKWNSAGDFSVELLKEPDAYAKCFNQNTDGFKVEKQKTSTQLEMPVLTTKLDLNSNGENIIASGRKRWDLNGFSWS; encoded by the exons ATGGCAAATTATTATATTGAATCCAGCAACATGTATCATCACCTCCACCACCAGGGAAACATCATTCATCCATCCTCCAGGAAGTCCATTCCTCCTGAAAGGCCCTTGCTTGTTCAAGGTGCAAATGGCACAGAAGATTCCGGACTTGTACACTCCACTGATGCTAAGCCAAGACTTAAATGGACTCCTGACCTCCATGAGCGATTCATAGAAGCAGTAAATCAATTGGGAGGAGCAGAAA AAGCTACTCCGAAGTCAGTCTTGAAGGTCATGGGAATTCAAGGCCTAACCTTATACCACCTGAAGAGTCATCTTCAG AAATACAGACTCGGTAAAAACCTTCATGGACAAGTCAATGGTGGGAGTAATAAAGCAG CAACTGGACAAAGAATACCAGAGGCAAATAGAATGCAGATGACCGACCGTAATATGGCAACCCAAACAACAAA TAATATGCATTTAGGTGAAGCGGTACAAATGCAAATCGAAGTGCAACGAAGGCTAAATGATCAGCTCGAG GTACAACGCCATTTACAGCTCCGTATAGAGGCTCAGAGTAAATATTTACAGGCAGTGCTAGAGAAGGCACAGGAAACCCTCGGAAGACAAAATATGGGTGGAGTAGTTGGTCTAGATGTTGCCAAG CAAACACAATCAACTCAGCCAACAAATTTAACAAACGGCGGACTATCCACATGTGTGGGTTCTACGAGGGACCAAGAACAGTACAGAGATCTAAAGGGCTTAAAACCTATAAATGTTAGAGCACCTACAGACCCAAGGGAGATTGACAGCAAATCATGGCTTCCACAAACAAAACTTAGAAGGCATGAGGATCCAAAAGAGAGCAGAAAGTCTCTTTCCGTGGAGAACGACAATTTGGAAATGACATTTGATAGAGAAACCAACCCCATTAATTTATCAATGAGAATTGGGCTTCAAGAGGGTAAATGGAACAGTGCTGGAGATTTTTCAGTGGAATTGTTGAAAGAACCAGATGCCTATGCTAAATGTTTTAACCAGAATACTGATGGATTCAAAGTAGAGAAGCAAAAGACATCGACACAGTTGGAGATGCCTGTCCTTACAACAAAATTGGACCTGAACTCAAATGGTGAAAATATCATTGCTTCAGGTCGCAAGCGGTGGGATTTAAATGGCTTCAGCTGGAGCTGA
- the LOC142527258 gene encoding alpha carbonic anhydrase 1, chloroplastic-like produces the protein MAARVALFSHTLTLLIANSFATYTLQAADQPLQFTYSGATGPEKWGSLNPKFSLCVTGKSQSPINIVEDQVIVNKNLKPLLRAYHPVNGTLTDVRFTVVVEYPEDSGWMIADGKKYALKQMHWHSPSEHRINGKRFAAELHLVHVSEDGRVAVVGYLFKYGHPDPILGQIHKKLNELAYDESAQLKLVPFHPAVLKENPRKYYKYIGSFSAPPCTENVIYIIVAKVRSISRDQVQALKAPLDIQCKNNARPYQPLNGRHVELMR, from the exons ATGGCAGCTCGTGTGGCTTTGTTCAGCCATACACTCACTCTGCTCATTGCCAACTCATTTGCTACTTACACTCTGC AGGCTGCTGACCAGCCCCTTCAGTTCACGTACTCTGGAGCCACAGGCCCTGAGAAATGGGGAAGCCTGAATCCAAAATTCTCATTATGTGTAACTGGGAAATCCCAATCACCAATCAACATTGTGGAAGACCAAGTAATTGTGAACAAGAACTTGAAGCCATTGCTCAGAGCATACCATCCTGTAAATGGTACTCTGACTGATGTCAGATTCACCGTCGTG GTAGAGTACCCAGAGGATTCGGGGTGGATGATCGCAGATGGCAAGAAGTATGCCTTAAAACAGATGCATTGGCATTCTCCTTCTGAGCATAGGATTAATGGGAAGCG ATTTGCGGCCGAGCTTCATTTGGTGCACGTTTCCGAAGATGGAAGGGTTGCAGTGGTCGGATACCTTTTCAAATATGGACATCCAGATCCCATTCTTGGGCAG ATACATAAGAAATTGAATGAATTGGCATACGACGAATCGGCACAGCTTAAGCTGGTCCCGTTTCACCCGGCTGTGTTGAAGGAAAATCCTCGCAAGTATTACAAATACATTGGCTCCTTCAGTGCTCCTCCTTGCACGGAAAATGTTATCTATATCATCGTTGCAAAG GTGAGATCAATTTCGAGAGATCAGGTACAAGCACTCAAGGCACCATTAGATATACAATGCAAGAACAATGCCAGGCCTTATCAGCCTCTCAACGGAAGACACGTGGAGCTAATGCGATGA
- the LOC142527267 gene encoding myb-related protein 2-like isoform X1 yields MANYYIESSNMYHHLHHQGNIIHPSSRKSIPPERPLLVQGANGTEDSGLVHSTDAKPRLKWTPDLHERFIEAVNQLGGAEKATPKSVLKVMGIQGLTLYHLKSHLQKYRLGKNLHGQVNGGSNKAATGQRIPEANRMQMTDRNMATQTTNNMHLGEAVQMQIEVQRRLNDQLEVQRHLQLRIEAQSKYLQAVLEKAQETLGRQNMGGVVGLDVAKVQLSGLVSSTQCLNSNFSGIKELANMCLQQTQSTQPTNLTNGGLSTCVGSTRDQEQYRDLKGLKPINVRAPTDPREIDSKSWLPQTKLRRHEDPKESRKSLSVENDNLEMTFDRETNPINLSMRIGLQEGKWNSAGDFSVELLKEPDAYAKCFNQNTDGFKVEKQKTSTQLEMPVLTTKLDLNSNGENIIASGRKRWDLNGFSWS; encoded by the exons ATGGCAAATTATTATATTGAATCCAGCAACATGTATCATCACCTCCACCACCAGGGAAACATCATTCATCCATCCTCCAGGAAGTCCATTCCTCCTGAAAGGCCCTTGCTTGTTCAAGGTGCAAATGGCACAGAAGATTCCGGACTTGTACACTCCACTGATGCTAAGCCAAGACTTAAATGGACTCCTGACCTCCATGAGCGATTCATAGAAGCAGTAAATCAATTGGGAGGAGCAGAAA AAGCTACTCCGAAGTCAGTCTTGAAGGTCATGGGAATTCAAGGCCTAACCTTATACCACCTGAAGAGTCATCTTCAG AAATACAGACTCGGTAAAAACCTTCATGGACAAGTCAATGGTGGGAGTAATAAAGCAG CAACTGGACAAAGAATACCAGAGGCAAATAGAATGCAGATGACCGACCGTAATATGGCAACCCAAACAACAAA TAATATGCATTTAGGTGAAGCGGTACAAATGCAAATCGAAGTGCAACGAAGGCTAAATGATCAGCTCGAG GTACAACGCCATTTACAGCTCCGTATAGAGGCTCAGAGTAAATATTTACAGGCAGTGCTAGAGAAGGCACAGGAAACCCTCGGAAGACAAAATATGGGTGGAGTAGTTGGTCTAGATGTTGCCAAGGTTCAGTTATCTGGTTTGGTCTCATCCACCCAATGCCTGAATTCTAATTTTTCAGGAATAAAAGAACTTGCTAATATGTGCCTGCAGCAAACACAATCAACTCAGCCAACAAATTTAACAAACGGCGGACTATCCACATGTGTGGGTTCTACGAGGGACCAAGAACAGTACAGAGATCTAAAGGGCTTAAAACCTATAAATGTTAGAGCACCTACAGACCCAAGGGAGATTGACAGCAAATCATGGCTTCCACAAACAAAACTTAGAAGGCATGAGGATCCAAAAGAGAGCAGAAAGTCTCTTTCCGTGGAGAACGACAATTTGGAAATGACATTTGATAGAGAAACCAACCCCATTAATTTATCAATGAGAATTGGGCTTCAAGAGGGTAAATGGAACAGTGCTGGAGATTTTTCAGTGGAATTGTTGAAAGAACCAGATGCCTATGCTAAATGTTTTAACCAGAATACTGATGGATTCAAAGTAGAGAAGCAAAAGACATCGACACAGTTGGAGATGCCTGTCCTTACAACAAAATTGGACCTGAACTCAAATGGTGAAAATATCATTGCTTCAGGTCGCAAGCGGTGGGATTTAAATGGCTTCAGCTGGAGCTGA